In Scleropages formosus chromosome 6, fSclFor1.1, whole genome shotgun sequence, the genomic stretch GGATTGAAGATTACACCTTGAACCCTGGAGTCACACATCCACTATATGTAAAGACAAAAAttataatgtactgtaaaagtgtaaacggaacatttacattatgttcAATAGCACTATTACTGTCTGCTTAGAAATCCGTTTCACTGCTGTGCCATTTTCCCCCCCAAACAGAACAGTTTGCACAGGACAATCTTTGCTCTTTTCAGAGGCTGCTTTGCACACAGTATGAGCTTTGAATTTGAGAATataaaaatgacacattcaGTTCCGTGGCATTTGGTTGCAATGAGAACAGAACAGGCTGACTGAGCAATTTCTAACATAAAGCTCTTAAGAAGTATTGGCCTATTAAAAATAGATGGAAAATTCACCCAAAATCACGATTGCTAATATTGTCATTTCTGAAAGATCCAGGCTTGTTGCACCTGTAATGCTGAACTAAGAGGTCTTGAGTTTTCCCACTAAGACAGAGGTTTTTCCAACCTGTCACCATGGCTAGCTGCAGGTATAGCACATTTTACAGTCGACACTTTGCAATCGAAGGACCTGTGTTCCAaatcctgttcctgctgtactacccttgaaaaaggtacttaccctaaaatgaaCCAGCAAAAATTGCCTAACTAGGTGAAAAACTCAGTAACTCACTAAAGAACCAAGCaatgtaagtttctttggagctccagctgaataaataatctaaaaaaaaaaaaaaaaaaaaaacagttgaaatAATGCAACTGATGCATACAAGTTTATAACTCTAAAGTTTAAAATTGTTATTCCTAATTAAGAACTTCCTTTAGTTAAATTTATATGAAATACTTCAGTTCAGATTTGAAATAAATCATTCTGTAATCCAGCACTTGATAAATCCAAAGATAAATGGCAGTTGCCGCACTGAGTGCTGTGAGAAAGTATCCCAGAATACATCATTAGAGGACAGTTCTAGAAGAAAATGCCTCATATTAGCTAATTACTGCATtaggaaacagagaaagaaaaggagccCACGTAAAGATATAAGGACCAGCAAACACACTCATTACGATGccattttttaattctttgatttccaaaaaaagcaatataaacCTCTGAATCAATACACAAGTATCTTTTCTTTTCCAAGTTCTTACACAGAGCAAAAACACTGAGCAACAGAAATTTCAAAGAGGGCAACAGATTATCCGTACTGTTCTGCCACGTTATAGAATATGGTGATTTCACCCATTGTAAACTCTCCGAACTTGCCAAAATTAAGCAAAGAGCAGTTCATTGGTGAAGTACACACTTCTCAAATTCAGTATGTACTCACAAAAAGCTACATTTgtgtaaactttaaaaaaaaaaaaaaaaaaaaaattaaaaattaagaaaaaattgtCTTGAAGATCAGTGACATTTTGTGAAATCTCGTTTCCAACTGAGAAGCAGACTGCACTCAGTCCCATTTCACCTGCGGCTCCTCAGCCTCTGCTGGCATGTTGGCTTGTGCCTGTAACTATGGAAATAGCAACAACAAGCTGGAACCCCAAAAAAAGGCATGAAGTGATGTGTTCAGTGTCTGAAGAACCAACATATATGGGGAAACAGCTTTGTGGATGTTAATTCTCCAATAACTACTATCAGACTGTTCCAAGCTACCCCCCACCCAGGATTTCCACTCTGAATCAAGGACAAGAATGAGCAACTCCTCATTTACAAAGGGCCTGCATTTCAGTTGTGACAACTGCACAAACAAATATGTATTTGCACTCCCTGATATGACACAGAAAGAAGTTGCTACTGTGTATTGCAGAGTAAGCATGCAGGTGCCCTTTCAATTTTGCCACTTGCATTCTGTGGGAAGGGGGCAAGGGGGCGCTAGCATCACGATTGAAACCTGAACGCCTACATTTAGAGAAACTGCAGTATCAACAAGTGATTTAATACATCAGCTACTTCCTTGGTGCATCAGTGATGGGGAGATGTGCATACACatacattatgtgtgtgtatatattacgtatatacacactcacacatacacacattccatgtagctgtttttttttttttaaaaaaaaaggttgaagCCATCTTgttagaataaaaacaaaagtaaactgATGAGACTGCCTAAAGGAACAAGTTCAAAGATGAGCGGGTGAGAAACTGAACAAGTACTGCAGCTGTGGTCATTAATGCTGAGTGGAGTCTGGGGGGGAGGGTCATTTGTCCCCTTGAGTAGGTAGGGCATCCTGGCTCACcactccttcttcttctcatccaTGGAGACACCTCCCGGCCCCAGCGCTACCACAAGCAGCAGCCCCCCTATCACTGACATGGTCTGGAAGAAATCGTACTTGAGGAAGTCATGCATGGGCTTGTACGCTGGGACTGTCCAGAAGGCATTGAAGTAGACGTTGATGGCAAAGAGCCACACGACCAACGTGAGGGCTGCCAGCTTGGTCTTAAAACCAATAGCCACCAGGATGATGAGGGCTGTGCCCACCATGTTCTGCAGGATCTGGGGGTGAAGTGGCACTCAGGTCAGAAGTAATAAGGAACTAAAATGAGCATTTCCTTAGAAGAAGTATTATTCTTTATATGCTGAACTTCTTGTtcatataaaaaacatttaatggtTTTAAGATGCATAAACTTTTATAAATAAACCAATGTGCTGGTAATCCTAAAACAGTAGCCTATATtgatacacaaacacacctgggACCAGAGGCTTGTTCATAGCTcaatttttgtttgtaaattcacttttaccagtatgttaaataaataaatccttacTAATTCACATGTCTTGATTTATTAACTGGTTAGGTCCTGTAAAATCCTTGCACAAAGCtataacaaaagaaaactgaagcTTAAGTTTTTATGAACCTTTTAAAGATTACTAAAAATACACTGTCTTtgcaaactcctgttcagtgctgaCATCCCACAATATccaatatataataattttccTCATCCTATTACTGATTAGTGACACTCAGGATCACCAGGTTGTACTCATTGTAGAAATGATCTGAATTAAGGCTTAGGACTTACAGAGAAAAAGCTGGCATCCAAGTGCAGCAAGGTCATGAACATGAGCACCAGCAGCACACGTCCCCCCAACTGCATGTACTGTTTGGGTGAACTCTCGCCCATAGACGGCACCCCTGCGAACATGCTCTTCCCCTCAGAGCGTGACTCTGCCAACAGGAGCAGCAGCCCACCACCCAGGGCCATGTTCCTGGTTGAACAGGGAGGGAGAAGATGGAGACATTGTGATGCAAAGAGGGATAAACTTACATACAATTCACTAAAAAACGTCATTAAATAAACCTAAAATTAACTGCAATATCAGTGCTCATCTCTACATCTGACAACCTTAATGAAAACAAGTTACAAGAAGAATAAGACTTACCTCATCAAAAACTTAAGGTCCCATAAGATGCTGTAGGCGACAGTCTGGAAAAAAGTGGAGTCGTTAATCTTGCAGCATGTTCTCTATTATAATCAAAAGGTTTAAAGATCCAAGCAACTTCTAGCTGTGGGCTCACCTGTAGCGCTATAATTCCAAACAGACCAAAGCAAGCATGCTGTACAAAGTTCCTGCTGAGGACAAGAACACAGCCACCTGGAAAGAAAATTGGGGAAGTGGGGGCAAAAGAGATCAGCCTGTTATCCTTGCAGACGTCAGAAAATCAAGACAACCACTGTCACAGAGGGAGCTCTAGGCATTAACCTGCTCCAAAAACATTCACTTCCACGAGTGGGTTTTCTCTGCACAGCAAGGATAAAAACTTGAGTACAGAAAAAGTCTAACTGCAACAATACAGTTGGTCCTCAGTTTACAAACTTTTGAGAAACTCAAAAATACAACTTAGGCTGGCATACCAATTCAAATTGCATGTCAAAGCATCACCACAGACAGTGATTAAAAATACTAAGAACTGCTTAAAGTTTTTCCCAAAAGAGTAGAGCAGGTGGAAGGGATGCAAAGAGAAGGTGAACAAGACAGATATGATCCTATGCTTTCTACATCTACCAGTTTTGAGCTGTCAGTAAGCACCACGTTTCCGCCATCTCTCACATTCATCCCCCGAGTTGATACCCGGTTGCCCGTTCTTCAAGGTTAATAACATGCAACGTACACTTTAATTTCTTATAATTGTTCTTTTATTTCTAATGTTTACATTCGGTATTAGTGAATTTGGTGCAATCTGAGAGGCAAAAAG encodes the following:
- the surf4 gene encoding surfeit locus protein 4, whose amino-acid sequence is MAQEDLMSTAEDVADQFLRVTKQYLPHLARLCLISTFLEDGIRMWFQWNEQKEYIEATWGCGYFLATCFVLLNLLGQLGGCVLVLSRNFVQHACFGLFGIIALQTVAYSILWDLKFLMRNMALGGGLLLLLAESRSEGKSMFAGVPSMGESSPKQYMQLGGRVLLVLMFMTLLHLDASFFSILQNMVGTALIILVAIGFKTKLAALTLVVWLFAINVYFNAFWTVPAYKPMHDFLKYDFFQTMSVIGGLLLVVALGPGGVSMDEKKKEW